One Streptomyces coeruleorubidus DNA segment encodes these proteins:
- a CDS encoding peptidylprolyl isomerase — MAEQLYATLKTNHGDIEVRLLPNHAPKTVKNFVELAQGEREWIHPETGQKTTDRLYDGTVFHRVISGFMIQGGDPLGNGTGGPGYQFEDEFHPDLRFDKPYLLAMANAGPGTNGSQFFITVSPTAWLNRKHTIFGEVTGAASQKVVDTIATTQTNPRTDRPLNDVVIESVVIETR, encoded by the coding sequence GTGGCTGAGCAGCTCTACGCCACCCTGAAGACCAACCACGGCGATATCGAGGTCCGGCTTCTGCCGAACCACGCCCCCAAGACGGTCAAGAACTTCGTCGAGCTCGCCCAGGGCGAGCGGGAGTGGATCCACCCGGAGACGGGGCAGAAGACCACGGACAGGCTCTACGACGGCACGGTCTTCCACCGGGTGATCAGTGGCTTCATGATCCAGGGCGGTGACCCGCTGGGCAACGGCACCGGCGGTCCCGGCTACCAGTTCGAGGACGAGTTCCACCCGGACCTGCGCTTCGACAAGCCCTACCTGCTGGCGATGGCCAACGCCGGCCCGGGCACCAACGGCTCGCAGTTCTTCATCACCGTCTCCCCGACGGCGTGGCTGAACCGCAAGCACACCATCTTCGGCGAGGTCACCGGTGCGGCCAGCCAGAAGGTGGTGGACACCATCGCCACGACCCAGACGAACCCGCGCACCGACCGCCCGCTCAACGACGTGGTCATCGAGTCGGTCGTCATCGAGACCCGCTGA
- the gyrB gene encoding DNA topoisomerase (ATP-hydrolyzing) subunit B: MADSGNPNENIPSTDAGVNSEAITSNGEVTASYDASAITVLEGLDAVRKRPGMYIGSTGERGLHHLVYEVVDNSVDEALAGHADTIEVTILADGGVRVVDNGRGIPVGIVPSEGKPALEVVLTVLHAGGKFGGGGYAVSGGLHGVGVSVVNALSSKVAVEVRTDGHRWTQDYKMGVPTAPLAQHEATEETGTSVTFWADGDIFETTDYSFETLSRRFQEMAFLNKGLTIKLTDERESAKATSGADEAGADETAEVKTVTYHYEGGIVDFVKYLNSRKGEAVHPTVIDLEAEDKDKGLSLEVAMQWNSGYSEGVYSFANIIHTHEGGTHEEGFRAALTSLINKYARDKRLLREKDDNLTGDDIREGLTAIISVKLGEPQFEGQTKTKLGNTEAKTFVQRVVYEHLNDWLDRNPNEAADIIRKGIAAATARVAARKARDLTRRKGLLETASLPGKLSDCQSNDPTKCEIFIVEGDSAGGSAKSGRNPQYQAILPIRGKILNVEKARIDRILQNQEIQAMISAFGTGVHEDFDIEKLRYHKIILMADADVDGQHINTLLLTFLFRFMRPLVEAGHVYLSRPPLYKIKWGKDDFEYAYSDRERDALIEMGRNAGKRIREDSVQRFKGLGEMNAEELRITTMDQEHRVLGQVTLDDAAQADDLFSVLMGEDVEARRAFIQRNAKDVRFLDI; this comes from the coding sequence GTACGAGGTGGTCGACAACTCCGTCGACGAGGCGCTGGCGGGCCACGCGGACACCATCGAGGTGACGATCCTCGCCGACGGCGGCGTGCGCGTCGTCGACAACGGCCGTGGCATCCCGGTGGGCATCGTCCCCTCCGAGGGCAAGCCGGCCCTCGAGGTCGTGCTGACAGTGCTGCACGCGGGCGGCAAGTTCGGCGGCGGCGGCTACGCGGTCTCCGGTGGTCTGCACGGCGTGGGCGTCTCCGTGGTGAACGCGCTGTCGTCGAAGGTCGCCGTCGAGGTCAGGACGGACGGCCACCGGTGGACGCAGGACTACAAGATGGGCGTCCCCACGGCACCGCTCGCCCAGCACGAGGCCACCGAGGAGACCGGCACGTCGGTCACCTTCTGGGCCGACGGCGACATTTTCGAGACCACGGACTACTCCTTCGAGACGCTCTCGCGGCGCTTCCAGGAGATGGCGTTCCTCAACAAGGGTTTGACCATCAAACTCACTGACGAGCGCGAGTCGGCGAAGGCCACCTCGGGGGCGGACGAGGCCGGCGCGGACGAAACCGCCGAGGTCAAGACGGTCACCTACCACTACGAAGGCGGCATCGTCGACTTCGTGAAGTACCTCAACTCCCGCAAGGGAGAGGCGGTGCACCCGACGGTGATCGACCTCGAGGCCGAGGACAAGGACAAGGGCCTCTCCCTCGAAGTCGCGATGCAGTGGAACAGCGGTTACAGCGAGGGTGTGTACTCCTTCGCCAACATCATCCACACCCACGAGGGCGGTACGCACGAAGAGGGCTTCCGGGCCGCGCTGACCTCGCTCATCAACAAGTACGCCCGCGACAAGCGGCTGTTGCGCGAGAAGGACGACAACCTCACCGGTGACGACATCCGCGAGGGCCTGACCGCGATCATCTCGGTCAAGCTGGGCGAGCCCCAGTTCGAAGGCCAGACGAAGACGAAGCTGGGCAACACCGAGGCCAAGACCTTCGTCCAGAGGGTCGTCTACGAGCACCTGAACGACTGGCTGGACCGCAACCCCAACGAGGCCGCGGACATCATCCGCAAGGGCATCGCGGCGGCCACCGCGCGCGTGGCGGCCCGCAAGGCCCGCGACCTGACCCGCCGCAAGGGCCTGCTGGAGACCGCGTCCCTGCCGGGCAAGCTCTCCGACTGTCAGTCGAACGACCCGACCAAGTGCGAGATCTTCATCGTCGAGGGTGACTCCGCCGGCGGCTCGGCCAAGTCCGGCCGCAACCCGCAGTACCAGGCGATCCTCCCGATCCGCGGCAAGATCCTCAACGTCGAGAAGGCGCGCATCGACCGGATCCTGCAGAACCAGGAGATCCAGGCGATGATCTCCGCGTTCGGCACGGGTGTGCACGAGGACTTCGACATCGAGAAGCTCCGCTACCACAAGATCATCCTCATGGCGGACGCCGACGTCGACGGCCAGCACATCAACACCCTGCTGCTGACCTTCCTGTTCCGCTTCATGCGGCCCCTGGTCGAGGCCGGCCACGTGTACCTCTCCCGTCCGCCGCTCTACAAGATCAAGTGGGGCAAGGACGACTTCGAGTACGCGTACTCCGACCGCGAGCGCGACGCCCTGATCGAGATGGGCCGCAACGCCGGCAAGCGCATCCGCGAGGACTCGGTCCAGCGCTTCAAGGGTCTCGGCGAGATGAACGCCGAGGAGCTGCGCATCACGACCATGGACCAGGAGCACCGCGTCCTCGGCCAGGTCACGCTCGACGACGCCGCCCAGGCCGACGACCTGTTCTCGGTCCTCATGGGCGAGGACGTAGAGGCCCGCCGCGCGTTCATCCAGCGCAACGCCAAGGACGTCCGCTTCCTCGACATCTGA
- a CDS encoding serine/threonine-protein kinase — translation MGEVFAGRYELVDPIGRGGVGAVWRAWDHRRRRYVAAKVLLQSDAHSLLRFVREQALRIDHPHVLAPTSWAADDDKVLFTMDLVAGGSLVHLVGDYGPLPPAFVCTLLDQLLAGLAAVHAEDVVHRDVKPANILLEATGTGRPRLRLSDFGIAMRLGEPRLTETNLVVGTPGYLAPEQMMGAEPDFPADLFAVGLVALYLLEGAKPDSKALIQYFAEHGTPGAPKGIPEPLWQVVAMLLQPDPQARFRTATGARKALAAAVELLPEPGPDDELIEIFDQIGPLPPGFAPEGPLERARGLRPREDEPPGPVTGEERPGSTADEERSGPAADEERPRQDTSGNGDAWSDPGAAVVQPGPRQDTAPPATPAQPPSMSDTGSFHLPPPQATVTNSPTPDHDAQAQAQVQASHQQAAYSPYDATYPLSPAQPLPPAYPSHPNHAGYPGRPLPPATHQPTNTSTAPYTAQTPQTPQAPLPGQRTSRHRAQRPPRRPGPPAKLAVPLLLLALVCYAVGFWALTQI, via the coding sequence ATGGGTGAGGTGTTCGCCGGCCGGTACGAACTGGTCGACCCGATCGGACGCGGAGGGGTCGGCGCCGTCTGGCGTGCCTGGGACCACCGCCGCCGCCGCTATGTGGCCGCCAAGGTCCTGCTCCAGAGCGACGCGCACTCGCTGCTGCGGTTCGTCCGCGAACAGGCCCTGCGGATCGACCACCCCCATGTGCTCGCCCCCACCAGCTGGGCCGCCGACGACGACAAGGTCCTCTTCACCATGGACCTGGTCGCGGGCGGCTCACTGGTCCACCTCGTCGGGGACTACGGCCCTCTCCCGCCGGCCTTCGTCTGCACACTGCTCGACCAACTGCTGGCGGGACTGGCCGCGGTGCACGCGGAGGACGTCGTGCACCGTGACGTGAAACCCGCCAACATCCTGCTGGAAGCCACGGGCACGGGCCGGCCGCGGCTGCGGCTGTCCGACTTCGGCATCGCGATGCGGCTGGGCGAGCCCCGTCTGACGGAGACCAACCTCGTGGTGGGGACGCCCGGTTATCTCGCGCCCGAGCAGATGATGGGCGCGGAGCCGGACTTCCCCGCCGACCTGTTCGCCGTGGGCCTGGTCGCGCTGTATCTGCTGGAGGGTGCCAAGCCGGACAGCAAGGCGCTCATCCAGTACTTCGCCGAGCACGGAACGCCCGGTGCGCCCAAGGGCATTCCGGAGCCGCTGTGGCAGGTGGTGGCCATGCTGCTCCAGCCGGACCCGCAGGCCCGGTTCCGTACGGCCACGGGGGCGCGCAAGGCGCTCGCCGCCGCCGTGGAGCTCCTGCCCGAGCCCGGCCCGGACGACGAGCTGATCGAGATCTTCGACCAAATCGGCCCGCTCCCCCCGGGGTTCGCTCCGGAGGGCCCTCTGGAGAGAGCGCGGGGGCTACGGCCGAGGGAGGACGAGCCGCCGGGTCCGGTGACGGGCGAGGAGAGACCCGGTTCGACGGCGGACGAGGAGCGGTCCGGTCCGGCGGCGGACGAGGAGCGGCCCCGGCAGGACACCTCCGGCAACGGCGACGCCTGGTCCGACCCGGGCGCAGCGGTCGTCCAGCCCGGCCCCCGCCAGGACACCGCCCCGCCGGCCACCCCCGCTCAGCCGCCCTCCATGTCGGACACCGGCAGCTTCCACCTGCCGCCGCCCCAGGCCACCGTCACCAACTCCCCCACACCGGACCACGACGCACAGGCTCAGGCACAGGTACAGGCCTCGCACCAGCAGGCCGCTTACTCCCCCTACGACGCCACCTATCCCCTGTCCCCGGCCCAACCGCTCCCACCGGCGTACCCGAGCCACCCGAATCACGCGGGCTATCCAGGCCGGCCGCTGCCCCCGGCAACACACCAGCCCACCAACACCTCCACCGCCCCCTACACCGCCCAGACCCCGCAGACCCCGCAAGCTCCATTGCCCGGACAGCGGACCTCACGGCACCGAGCACAGCGCCCTCCCCGCCGCCCCGGCCCCCCGGCCAAGTTGGCGGTCCCGCTCCTGCTCCTCGCCCTGGTCTGCTACGCCGTGGGCTTCTGGGCCCTGACCCAAATCTGA
- a CDS encoding DUF6344 domain-containing protein: MARNKVMKLWTAIVTAFLALCTALGFVTTTAAAAVPQPEQQRNSAHIPQQRTAPTTAPWSLSYARALPPTMKQRIRAEAHGKSPSCRHRPLADTTASPTADCTDDDTDADGEGDPADHLTPLQR; this comes from the coding sequence ATGGCCCGGAACAAGGTCATGAAGCTGTGGACCGCCATCGTCACCGCCTTCCTCGCGCTGTGCACGGCGCTCGGATTCGTCACCACGACCGCCGCCGCGGCGGTACCGCAGCCCGAGCAGCAGCGCAACAGCGCGCACATCCCGCAGCAGCGGACGGCACCGACGACGGCTCCGTGGTCCTTGTCCTACGCCAGGGCCCTGCCCCCCACGATGAAGCAGCGCATCCGCGCCGAGGCCCACGGCAAGTCCCCCAGCTGCCGCCACCGCCCGCTCGCGGACACGACGGCATCACCCACCGCCGACTGCACCGACGACGACACGGACGCCGACGGCGAAGGCGACCCAGCGGACCATCTCACTCCGCTACAGCGCTGA
- the crgA gene encoding cell division protein CrgA: MPKSRIRKKADYTPPPAKQTTAIKLNSRAWVAPVMLAMFLIGLAWIVVFYVTDGSLPIDSLGNWNIVVGFGFIAAGFGVSTQWK, encoded by the coding sequence GTGCCGAAGTCACGTATCCGCAAGAAGGCCGACTACACGCCGCCGCCTGCGAAGCAGACGACCGCCATCAAGCTGAACAGCCGTGCCTGGGTCGCGCCCGTCATGCTGGCCATGTTCCTCATCGGCCTGGCCTGGATCGTCGTCTTCTACGTCACCGACGGTTCGCTGCCCATCGACTCGCTGGGCAACTGGAACATCGTGGTGGGCTTCGGCTTCATCGCCGCCGGATTCGGTGTCTCGACCCAGTGGAAGTAG
- a CDS encoding DUF3566 domain-containing protein, producing MSGATGAGPRGTSKGTDTDDGGRGSAARAADPHTTNLKAIKSPTKDSPSPDTHGSQGGTVMDTKGPQTQQHTAGAGPSASGAQPQPQPEPAAQEQGAAAQTASPLPGERQAQQQAGPYHPPQAYPAQPAAAGAGAGTAAGTVRRPRTGARTTPRVRKARLRVAKADPWSVMKVSFLLSIALGICTIVASAVLWMVMDAMGVFSTVGGTISEATGSNESNGFDLQAFLSLPNVLIFTSVIAVIDVVLATALATLGAFIYNMSAGFVGGVELTLAEDE from the coding sequence GTGAGCGGAGCCACGGGCGCCGGACCGAGGGGTACCTCGAAGGGTACGGACACGGACGACGGCGGCCGTGGCTCCGCCGCGCGTGCGGCGGACCCGCACACGACCAACCTGAAGGCGATCAAGTCCCCGACCAAGGACTCGCCCTCGCCTGACACGCATGGATCACAGGGGGGAACTGTGATGGACACCAAGGGTCCGCAGACCCAGCAGCACACCGCTGGAGCGGGCCCGTCCGCATCCGGCGCCCAGCCGCAGCCGCAGCCCGAGCCGGCCGCGCAGGAGCAGGGCGCCGCCGCGCAGACGGCCTCCCCCCTGCCCGGGGAACGGCAGGCACAGCAGCAGGCCGGGCCGTACCACCCGCCGCAGGCCTACCCGGCGCAGCCGGCGGCGGCCGGTGCCGGAGCCGGTACTGCCGCCGGTACCGTACGGCGTCCCCGCACGGGCGCCCGCACCACGCCGCGCGTCCGCAAGGCCCGCCTGCGCGTGGCCAAGGCCGACCCGTGGTCGGTGATGAAGGTCAGCTTCCTGCTCTCCATCGCCCTGGGCATCTGCACGATCGTGGCGTCCGCCGTGCTCTGGATGGTGATGGACGCGATGGGCGTCTTCTCCACGGTCGGCGGCACGATCTCCGAGGCGACCGGCTCGAACGAGTCGAACGGCTTCGACCTCCAGGCCTTCCTGTCGCTGCCCAACGTCCTGATCTTCACGTCGGTCATCGCGGTCATCGACGTCGTCCTGGCGACGGCCCTCGCGACGCTCGGTGCGTTCATCTACAACATGTCCGCCGGTTTCGTGGGTGGTGTGGAGCTGACGCTCGCCGAGGACGAGTAG
- a CDS encoding helix-turn-helix domain-containing protein, which translates to MDAAQQEATARARELQRNWYGEPLGALFRRLIDDLGLNQARLAGVLGLSAPMLSQLMSGQRAKIGNPAVVQRVQLLQDLAGQVADGSVSAAEATERMEEIKKSQGGSVLSNTTQTTSSSGAPTVKRVVREIQSLLRSVAAAGDIIDAAETLAPTHPELAEFLRVYGAGRTSDAVAHYQSHQS; encoded by the coding sequence ATGGACGCCGCACAGCAGGAAGCCACCGCAAGAGCGCGGGAACTGCAGCGGAACTGGTACGGGGAGCCGTTGGGGGCGCTCTTCCGTAGGCTCATCGACGATCTTGGTCTGAACCAGGCTCGTCTCGCGGGGGTTCTGGGACTGTCCGCGCCGATGCTGTCGCAGCTGATGAGCGGTCAGCGGGCGAAGATCGGCAACCCCGCCGTGGTGCAGCGGGTGCAGCTGCTCCAGGACCTGGCGGGGCAGGTCGCGGACGGCAGCGTGAGCGCGGCCGAGGCCACCGAGCGCATGGAGGAGATCAAGAAGTCACAGGGGGGTTCGGTGCTCAGCAACACCACACAGACGACGAGCAGTTCGGGGGCGCCCACGGTCAAGCGCGTCGTCCGGGAGATCCAGTCGCTGCTGCGCTCGGTCGCGGCGGCGGGCGACATCATCGACGCCGCGGAGACCCTCGCCCCGACCCACCCGGAACTGGCGGAGTTCCTCCGGGTGTACGGAGCCGGCCGCACCTCGGACGCGGTCGCGCACTACCAGTCCCACCAGAGCTGA
- the gyrA gene encoding DNA gyrase subunit A: MTDENTPVTTPEGDALAMRVEPVGLETEMQRSYLDYAMSVIVSRALPDVRDGLKPVHRRVLYAMYDGGYRPERGFYKCARVVGDVMGNYHPHGDSSIYDALVRLAQSWSMRMPLVDSNGNFGSPGNDPAAAMRYTECKMAPLSMEMVRDIDEETVDFTDNYDGRSQEPTVLPARFPNLLINGSAGIAVGMATNIPPHNLREVAAGAQWYLENPEASHEELLDALIERIKGPDFPTGALVVGRRGIEEAYRTGRGSITMRAVVEVEEIQNRQCLVVTELPYQVNPDNLAQKIADLVKDGKIGGIADVRDETSSRTGQRLVIVLKRDAVAKVVLNNLYKHTDLQTNFGANMLALVDGVPRTLSLDAFIRHWVAHQIEVIVRRTRFRLRKAEERAHILRGLLKALDAIDEVIALIRRSDTVEIARGGLMSLLEIDEIQANAILEMQLRRLAALERQKIVQEHDELQAKITEYNEILGSPVRQRGIVSAELAAIVEKYGDDRKTKLIPYEGDMSIEDLIAEEDIVVTVTRGGYIKRTKTDDYRAQKRGGKGVRGTKLKEDDIVDHFFVSTTHHWLLFFTNKGRVYRVKGYELPDAGRDARGQHVANLLAFQPDEAIAEILAIRDYEAVPYLVLATKAGLVKKTPLKDYDSPRSGGVIAINLRSMEDGSDDELIGAELVSSDDDLLLISKKAQSIRFTASDETLRPMGRATSGVKGMSFRESDELLSMNVVRPGTFVFTATDGGYAKRTNVDEYRVQGRGGLGIKAAKIVEDRGSLVGALVVEETDEILAITLGGGVIRTRVNEIRETGRDTMGVQLINLGKRDAVVGIARNAEAGREAEEVDGDVVVDETAEGAATTGTDEGEAPSAE, translated from the coding sequence ATGACCGACGAGAACACTCCCGTGACGACGCCCGAGGGTGACGCCCTGGCCATGCGCGTCGAGCCCGTCGGGCTCGAGACGGAGATGCAGCGCTCGTATCTCGACTACGCGATGTCCGTCATCGTCTCGCGTGCGCTGCCGGACGTCCGTGACGGCCTCAAGCCCGTCCACCGCCGCGTGCTGTACGCCATGTACGACGGCGGCTACCGCCCCGAGCGCGGCTTCTACAAGTGCGCCCGCGTCGTCGGCGACGTCATGGGCAACTACCACCCGCACGGCGACTCCTCCATCTACGACGCGCTCGTGCGTCTGGCCCAGTCGTGGTCGATGCGCATGCCGCTCGTCGACTCCAACGGCAACTTCGGCTCCCCGGGCAACGACCCGGCCGCGGCGATGCGGTACACCGAGTGCAAGATGGCGCCGCTGTCGATGGAGATGGTCCGTGACATCGACGAGGAGACCGTCGACTTCACGGACAACTACGACGGCCGCTCCCAGGAGCCGACCGTCCTGCCGGCCCGCTTCCCGAACCTGCTGATCAACGGCTCGGCCGGGATCGCGGTCGGCATGGCGACCAACATCCCGCCGCACAACCTGCGCGAGGTCGCCGCCGGCGCCCAGTGGTACCTGGAGAACCCCGAGGCCTCGCACGAGGAGCTGCTGGACGCGCTGATCGAGCGCATCAAGGGCCCGGACTTCCCGACCGGCGCGCTCGTCGTCGGCCGCCGGGGCATCGAGGAGGCGTACCGCACCGGCCGCGGCTCCATCACCATGCGCGCGGTCGTCGAGGTCGAGGAGATCCAGAACCGCCAGTGCCTGGTGGTCACGGAACTGCCGTACCAGGTCAACCCGGACAACCTCGCCCAGAAGATTGCCGACCTGGTCAAGGACGGCAAGATCGGCGGCATCGCGGACGTCCGCGACGAGACGTCCTCCCGCACCGGCCAGCGCCTGGTCATCGTGCTGAAGCGGGACGCGGTCGCCAAGGTCGTGCTGAACAACCTCTACAAGCACACCGACCTGCAGACGAACTTCGGCGCCAACATGCTGGCGCTGGTGGACGGCGTGCCGCGCACGCTCTCGCTCGACGCGTTCATCCGCCACTGGGTGGCGCACCAGATCGAGGTCATCGTCCGCCGTACGCGCTTCAGGCTGCGCAAGGCCGAGGAGCGCGCGCACATCCTGCGCGGTCTGCTGAAGGCCCTGGACGCCATCGACGAGGTCATCGCGCTGATCCGGCGCAGTGACACCGTCGAGATCGCGCGCGGGGGCCTGATGAGCCTCCTGGAGATCGACGAGATCCAGGCCAACGCCATCCTCGAGATGCAGCTGCGCCGACTGGCCGCCCTGGAGCGCCAGAAGATCGTCCAGGAGCACGACGAACTCCAGGCGAAGATCACCGAGTACAACGAGATCCTGGGCTCCCCGGTCCGTCAGCGGGGCATCGTCAGCGCGGAACTGGCCGCGATCGTCGAGAAGTACGGCGACGACCGCAAGACCAAGCTGATCCCGTACGAGGGCGACATGTCCATCGAGGACCTGATCGCCGAGGAGGACATCGTCGTCACGGTCACCCGGGGCGGCTACATCAAGCGCACCAAGACCGACGACTACCGCGCCCAGAAGCGCGGCGGCAAGGGCGTGCGCGGCACGAAGCTCAAGGAAGACGACATCGTCGACCACTTCTTCGTGTCCACGACGCACCACTGGCTGCTGTTCTTCACCAACAAGGGCCGCGTCTACCGCGTCAAGGGCTACGAGCTGCCCGACGCCGGCCGGGACGCGCGCGGTCAGCACGTCGCGAACCTGCTCGCCTTCCAGCCGGACGAGGCGATCGCCGAGATCCTGGCGATCCGCGACTACGAGGCGGTTCCGTACCTGGTCCTCGCCACCAAGGCCGGACTTGTGAAGAAGACGCCTCTGAAGGATTACGATTCGCCGCGTTCCGGCGGTGTGATCGCGATCAATCTCCGGTCGATGGAGGACGGTTCGGACGACGAACTGATCGGAGCCGAGCTCGTCTCGTCGGACGACGATCTGCTTCTGATCAGCAAGAAGGCACAGTCGATCAGGTTCACCGCCTCGGACGAAACCCTGCGGCCCATGGGCCGTGCCACCTCGGGTGTGAAGGGCATGAGCTTCCGCGAGAGCGACGAGCTGCTCTCGATGAATGTTGTTCGACCCGGTACGTTCGTGTTCACTGCCACCGACGGCGGGTACGCGAAGCGGACCAACGTCGACGAGTACCGCGTCCAGGGTCGCGGCGGCCTCGGCATCAAGGCCGCCAAGATCGTGGAGGACCGTGGGTCTCTCGTCGGCGCTCTGGTGGTCGAGGAGACCGACGAGATCCTCGCCATCACGCTGGGCGGCGGTGTGATTCGTACGCGAGTCAACGAGATCAGGGAAACCGGCCGTGACACCATGGGCGTCCAACTGATCAATCTGGGCAAGCGCGATGCCGTTGTGGGCATCGCTCGCAACGCCGAGGCGGGACGCGAGGCGGAGGAGGTCGACGGCGACGTGGTCGTCGACGAGACCGCCGAAGGCGCCGCGACCACCGGCACGGACGAGGGTGAGGCGCCCTCGGCCGAGTAG
- a CDS encoding DLW-39 family protein: protein MKKLLLVALAAIGGLLVYRQIQADRAEQDLWTEATDSVPTGS from the coding sequence GTGAAGAAGCTTCTCCTGGTCGCACTGGCCGCCATCGGCGGGCTCCTCGTGTACCGCCAGATCCAGGCGGATCGCGCCGAGCAGGATCTGTGGACGGAGGCGACTGACTCCGTGCCCACGGGTTCGTGA
- a CDS encoding DUF5324 family protein, with the protein MTRIDSVRAATGSAKDSVLHAAEVVAPYADTAKDRAAHYAHEARVRLAPKVTQAAGQARVQYGAHVQPYLEQARTHVPPKVDQAAVRTRQAARQAAEYSRPKLEQAMAAAVPVTTEAAARSVAAMAALRGQVSSKEVQKLIRKQERRARAGRAVKTLVVLGALAGGAFAAWKWWDKQANPDWLVEPPAATEVPESGRLTSVDGSGESVLDPEVEAKQAEDEAARRDDGS; encoded by the coding sequence GTGACCCGCATCGACAGCGTGCGCGCCGCGACTGGTTCGGCGAAGGACAGCGTGCTGCACGCCGCGGAAGTGGTGGCGCCCTACGCCGACACGGCCAAGGACAGGGCCGCGCACTACGCACACGAGGCACGCGTACGGCTAGCGCCCAAGGTGACGCAGGCCGCCGGGCAGGCGCGCGTCCAGTACGGTGCCCATGTGCAGCCGTATCTGGAGCAGGCCCGCACGCATGTGCCGCCGAAGGTCGACCAGGCCGCCGTCCGCACGCGCCAGGCCGCCCGGCAGGCGGCGGAGTACTCCAGGCCGAAGCTCGAGCAGGCGATGGCCGCGGCCGTGCCCGTCACGACCGAGGCCGCTGCCCGGAGCGTGGCCGCGATGGCCGCGCTGCGCGGTCAGGTCTCGTCGAAGGAGGTCCAGAAGCTGATCCGCAAGCAGGAACGGCGGGCGAGGGCCGGCCGGGCCGTGAAGACGCTGGTCGTTCTGGGTGCCCTCGCGGGCGGTGCCTTCGCGGCCTGGAAGTGGTGGGACAAGCAGGCCAACCCGGACTGGCTGGTGGAGCCGCCCGCCGCGACCGAGGTTCCCGAGTCGGGCCGCCTGACCTCCGTGGACGGCAGCGGTGAGTCGGTTCTGGACCCGGAGGTCGAGGCGAAGCAGGCCGAGGACGAGGCCGCGCGGCGCGACGACGGTTCCTGA
- a CDS encoding rhomboid family intramembrane serine protease, translating to MDDQAAGSPQDAHSVPMCYRHPGRETGIRCTRCERPICPECMVNASVGFQCPECVRGGSGTGHAPAAAMPRTIAGGAVTADPRLLTKILIGINLAVFIAVSVRESLLNDLVLLGAWPPAPFTPTQGVAGGEWYRMVTSMFTHQEIWHIAFNMLSLWWLGGPLEAALGRVRYLALYLVSGLAGSALAYLLTSPNTATLGASGAIFGLFGATAVLMRRLNYDMRPIIALLVINLIFTFSPGFNISWQAHIGGLVAGVVVGYAMVHAPRERRALIQYGTCALVLGVVVLLTLLRTAQLS from the coding sequence ATGGACGACCAGGCTGCGGGCAGCCCGCAGGACGCCCACAGCGTCCCCATGTGCTACCGCCACCCGGGCCGCGAGACCGGCATCCGCTGCACCCGCTGCGAGCGGCCGATCTGCCCCGAGTGCATGGTCAACGCCTCCGTCGGCTTCCAGTGCCCCGAGTGCGTCCGCGGCGGCTCCGGCACAGGGCACGCACCCGCGGCCGCCATGCCCCGGACGATCGCGGGCGGCGCCGTCACCGCCGACCCCCGCCTGCTGACCAAGATCCTCATCGGTATCAACCTGGCGGTGTTCATCGCCGTCTCCGTCCGCGAGTCGCTCCTGAACGACCTCGTCCTGCTCGGCGCCTGGCCGCCGGCGCCCTTCACGCCCACACAGGGCGTGGCGGGAGGCGAGTGGTACCGCATGGTGACCTCGATGTTCACCCACCAGGAGATCTGGCACATCGCGTTCAACATGCTCAGCCTGTGGTGGCTCGGTGGCCCGCTCGAAGCGGCTCTCGGCCGGGTCCGCTACCTCGCGCTCTACTTGGTCTCGGGTCTCGCGGGCAGCGCCCTGGCCTATCTGCTGACCTCCCCGAACACGGCGACGCTGGGCGCCTCCGGCGCGATCTTCGGCCTGTTCGGTGCCACGGCCGTGTTGATGCGCCGGCTCAACTACGACATGCGGCCGATCATCGCGCTGCTGGTGATCAACCTGATCTTCACCTTCAGCCCGGGCTTCAACATCTCCTGGCAGGCCCACATCGGCGGCCTCGTCGCCGGTGTCGTCGTCGGATACGCCATGGTCCACGCCCCGCGCGAGCGACGTGCCCTGATCCAGTACGGCACATGTGCCCTGGTCCTCGGCGTGGTCGTCCTGTTGACCCTGTTGAGGACGGCCCAGCTCAGCTGA